The bacterium genome includes the window AGGGCGCGCGCTCGAGCTGGCAGAGGAACATGTCGTTATTTAGGATGCTTGATGCTTCAAGGTAGTTTGAAAGTATCTTAGGCGTCTTGAACAGTTTCCTTGGGCCGAACTCCTCGCCCTTGGGTTCCTTCTCGCCGCGCATCTTGGAGATGACGTAAAGCTCCGAGCAGTTCTCCCGCGCCAGCGACTCTACCGGTATTCCGTCCCGTCCTGTGCAGCCGTCCACGAACTCGCCATCAAGACCGTCAATCTTCTGCGGCTTGAACGCGACCGCTATAGCGGTGGACGCCATGAGAACGTCCAGAAGCGAAAGCTTTGAATGAGAAGGGTCCCGGCTCGAGAGCCGCATCGTCTCGCGCTTGTCCGTATTGACCACCGAGATGTATGTCTGAAGAAAAAGGCTTCCAAGCGTGTCGAATCCCATTCTCACAAGAGTATCCTCAAGAAGTTTGCGCAACGGAGAAGTATCGAGTAAAAACCCCTCGGCGATGTTGTTCCTGAGTATCCTCGCAATACCCCGCGCAGAAAGGTCAAACACGTTCTCGTTTCTCAAACCGAATAGAATGGATTTGTAGGTCTCCCAGCCCATGCCCTTTCTGCCGTTCGTTTCCTTGAACATGAGAACGGCGTTCACTGCAACCGCATTCAAGGCGCCGGAGCTTGAACCCGAGACCACGTCGGGTACTATCTTCCTTCCAAGCGGCGTTAAGCCCTCGATGAGCGCCTCGGAGAGCGCGCATTCCTGCGCGATGCGTGCGGCCGCGCCCGAAAAGGCAAAACCTGTCTTCTGGGTAAGGAGATTTAGCATTCGGCATAAAGCTTATTGCACTATCTCTGGAAGTCAACGCCCTCCTCATGTCCTCCTCCAGCCTCTATTGCCCTCCTCGCCCTCCTCACCAAGAACACCCTCCTCCCCTCCATCTCTAGCATCCCTACTTCGAGTCGCATAGATGATAAGCTTTCTTTATCGTGAATGATTTCAAGAAATTGGGTGTTTTGGGGTAAATGTTGCGGGGCAAGTATTACGGGTATTACGGGGTATTACGGGGTATTACGGGGTATTACGGGGTGTTACGGGGTGTTACGGGGTGTTACGGGGGCTTGACAGGATTCCGAAATCTCTTATAATCATCGTGTCCAGGGAAAAAGAATAAAAACCCTCTTATAAATCCCCCAGACGGGAGACTCATGGAACTTGAAGAACTGCGAAAAAAGAAGATTATCGATCTTCAAAAAATCGCTGAGAAATTCAGCATTGATACAACCGATAAGGAAAAAGAAGAC containing:
- a CDS encoding patatin-like phospholipase family protein, producing MLNLLTQKTGFAFSGAAARIAQECALSEALIEGLTPLGRKIVPDVVSGSSSGALNAVAVNAVLMFKETNGRKGMGWETYKSILFGLRNENVFDLSARGIARILRNNIAEGFLLDTSPLRKLLEDTLVRMGFDTLGSLFLQTYISVVNTDKRETMRLSSRDPSHSKLSLLDVLMASTAIAVAFKPQKIDGLDGEFVDGCTGRDGIPVESLARENCSELYVISKMRGEKEPKGEEFGPRKLFKTPKILSNYLEASSILNNDMFLCQLERAPYIARRAYVYMPKLSRSYSMLDFDTQREQYEETRRWAEKNAPEKLEKASPRWWERLK